The segment GCCAACCCGCGTCTCCTGTCCTATGCGAAGGCTGACGCCGAGCTGATCTACGTCGGCAAGAAGGGCGGCAACGCCGAAGCGGCCACACAGGAGGAGATCGGCCGTCTGCTGATCGACAAGGCGCTGACCGGAAAGGTAGTAGCGCGACTGAAAGGGGGCGACCCATTCATTTTCGGGCGGGGCGGAGAAGAAGGGGAGGAGCTATTCCATGCAGGTATCCCCTTCGAGGTCGTTCCAGGCATCACCTCCGCTATTGCCGTACCGGCGTATGCAGGCATCCCCCTCACTCACCGCGATTATGCCTCGACAGTGACCATTCTGACCGGACATGAGGATCCATCGAAACAGACGTCGGTAATCGCCTGGGACAAGGTGGCGACCGGCATCGGAACGTTGGTATTCCTGATGGGTGCCGGCAATCTTCCAACTATCATTGACAAGCTTCTCGGGCATGGTCGGTCCAAGGAGACGCCTGCCGCTGTCATGCACTGGGGCACCAAGCCCGAGCAGGAAACGGTAGCCGGTACGCTCGAGAACATCGTGGCGCTTGTCCAGATGCGCGGACTTGGGCCGCCGGCAGTCCTGGTGGTCGGCGATGTCGTCCGGCTTCGGGAGCGGTTGAACTGGTTCGAGCGGCGGCCACTCTTCGGGAAGCGGATCCTTGTGACCAGGACCAGTGAGCAGGCGGGTCGCTTTGCCGAGTTGCTGGAGGGACAAGGGGCGAAGGTTCTGGAGATTCCCCTCATTGAGATCGTGCCACCCAAGAGCTGGGAGCCGTTGGATCAGGCTATCGGGCGGCTCGAAAGCTATCAGTGGGTGATCTTTACCAGTGCGAACGGCGTCGATGCCTTTTTCCGCAGGCTACGGGAGCGTCGCCAGGATGCCAGACGTCTGGGCGCCGCCAGGATCTGTGCTATCGGACCTGCAACCGCCGAAGCACTAGAGAGACATGCCGTGATCCCCGACGTAGTCCCGGCTGAATTCCGCGCCGAAGGGGTCATCGAGGCGCTGAAGCCGTATGATCTGCAAGGGGTGAAGATCCTCCTGCCACGGGCCGAAGTCGCGAGGGATCTGTTGCCGAAGGATCTGGAGCGGCGGGGCGCAACCGTTGAGGTCGTGCCTGTCTACAGGACAATACAGTCGAGTACTGCCAGGGAAGTCTTGAAGCCGCTTCTCCAGGACCGGAAGATCGA is part of the Candidatus Methylomirabilis limnetica genome and harbors:
- the cobA gene encoding uroporphyrinogen-III C-methyltransferase gives rise to the protein MTGKVYLIGAGPGDPGLFTLRGVACLREADVIVYDYLANPRLLSYAKADAELIYVGKKGGNAEAATQEEIGRLLIDKALTGKVVARLKGGDPFIFGRGGEEGEELFHAGIPFEVVPGITSAIAVPAYAGIPLTHRDYASTVTILTGHEDPSKQTSVIAWDKVATGIGTLVFLMGAGNLPTIIDKLLGHGRSKETPAAVMHWGTKPEQETVAGTLENIVALVQMRGLGPPAVLVVGDVVRLRERLNWFERRPLFGKRILVTRTSEQAGRFAELLEGQGAKVLEIPLIEIVPPKSWEPLDQAIGRLESYQWVIFTSANGVDAFFRRLRERRQDARRLGAARICAIGPATAEALERHAVIPDVVPAEFRAEGVIEALKPYDLQGVKILLPRAEVARDLLPKDLERRGATVEVVPVYRTIQSSTAREVLKPLLQDRKIDLVTFTSSSTVTNFVEALAKEDLKAICNGVRVACIGPITQKTAEGFGLPIDIVPEHYTIPSLVDAIVQYYRTPGAG